In Asanoa sp. WMMD1127, one genomic interval encodes:
- a CDS encoding (2Fe-2S)-binding protein, which yields MAGAPFDPISATLRSMFGTDDLPGLTRGLLVHDPAGWIPAASLADGTHLPNLLDAAARRWRGSPHAAAALAWKSYSYWLTLPAVLGWASARRVPLLRSSDVLVHFEDHRPLLTLGYRRTIDVAVLPSDPLAISGLPEVVVVPDEPALLEAFRRSLLDEHVNPLLDAIHTEVRVGARTLMGSVASGIAYGLLRAADWLPGSTRDNITTLLTALELDDLIELVDGPGGQINVQRKTCCLAFTLPQPKLCAGCVIKPS from the coding sequence ATGGCCGGCGCCCCCTTCGACCCGATCAGCGCAACGCTGCGCTCAATGTTCGGCACGGACGACCTCCCGGGCCTGACGCGCGGCCTCCTGGTCCACGACCCGGCCGGCTGGATCCCCGCCGCGTCCCTCGCCGACGGCACCCACCTGCCAAACCTGCTCGACGCCGCCGCCCGCCGCTGGCGCGGCTCCCCCCACGCCGCGGCGGCCCTGGCGTGGAAGTCCTACAGCTACTGGCTGACCCTGCCGGCGGTGCTGGGCTGGGCCTCGGCTCGCCGGGTGCCGCTGCTGCGCTCGTCGGACGTCCTGGTCCACTTCGAGGACCACCGCCCGCTGCTGACCCTGGGCTACCGCCGGACCATTGATGTCGCCGTCCTCCCCTCGGACCCGCTGGCCATCTCGGGCCTCCCGGAGGTCGTGGTCGTCCCCGACGAGCCGGCCCTCCTGGAGGCGTTCCGTCGGTCGCTGCTGGACGAGCACGTCAACCCGCTCCTGGACGCGATCCACACCGAGGTCCGGGTCGGCGCCCGCACGTTGATGGGCTCGGTGGCGTCGGGCATCGCCTACGGCCTGCTCCGCGCGGCGGACTGGCTGCCGGGCTCGACCCGCGACAACATCACGACGCTGTTGACGGCGCTGGAACTCGACGACCTGATCGAGTTGGTCGACGGCCCAGGAGGCCAAATCAACGTCCAGCGCAAGACGTGCTGCCTAGCCTTCACGCTCCCGCAGCCAAAGCTCTGCGCGGGCTGCGTCATCAAGCCTTCCTGA
- a CDS encoding peptide deformylase, which yields MPSPPPTSPISPIERAADSFAAELSRWRVERGLTKKQLATQMGFDPSYVSHVEGRRHRPTEDFARRAEAVLSAGGAIWLRFQDYDDLRHSRGVAQPARSDPPVPEQWMPPGTGLIVEQEVATLAFVGDAYRCVIRRSLYNAGTEPVTRYLVRVAVDRYPEDPERSNQHHRDHPLSFEELDLQAWCDDPPAREPMDWRKKHDRDAFKEVWLLFENADGRFPLYPGERVTIEYAYTVGQEKWGRWFQRAIRLPTRRLTVRLDFPAELDAQVWGVQTSLSSEEAPLRTPVSRRTEDDRTWFEWSTDSPTLNARYRLEWRFRATEPPSRSGLNGRHVAAPPDPVVMPESAAVLVPAQRHAPRTPSERMRSVGVVQRGSALLAHPAVPLRLPADADAGRDVVDRLFAALERIEELHIFTKGVGLAAPQIGLAVAIAVVRPPDPAAEPLVLVNPRIVDASPQTDEQYEGCLSFFDVRGLVPRSLRIEVEHADWSGARRLTTFDRGLARLVAHEIDHLEGRLYDERMPPGSSLVPLTEYRETGVPWSY from the coding sequence ATGCCGAGCCCGCCGCCGACTTCACCAATATCGCCGATAGAACGAGCTGCCGACTCGTTCGCGGCTGAGTTGTCGCGCTGGCGGGTCGAACGCGGGCTGACCAAGAAGCAGCTGGCGACGCAGATGGGCTTCGACCCGTCGTACGTCAGTCATGTCGAAGGTCGTCGTCACCGGCCCACCGAAGACTTCGCCCGGCGTGCGGAGGCGGTGCTCAGCGCGGGTGGGGCGATCTGGCTGCGTTTCCAGGACTACGACGACCTGCGGCATTCGCGCGGGGTCGCCCAGCCCGCCCGCAGCGACCCGCCCGTGCCCGAGCAGTGGATGCCACCGGGCACCGGCTTGATCGTCGAGCAGGAGGTCGCGACGCTGGCGTTCGTCGGGGACGCGTACCGCTGTGTGATCCGCCGTTCCCTCTATAACGCGGGCACCGAGCCGGTGACGCGCTATTTGGTGCGGGTCGCGGTCGATCGCTACCCGGAGGACCCGGAGCGCTCCAACCAGCACCACCGCGACCACCCGCTGTCCTTCGAAGAGCTCGACCTGCAGGCATGGTGCGACGACCCGCCCGCGCGCGAGCCGATGGACTGGCGCAAGAAGCACGACCGCGACGCGTTCAAAGAGGTGTGGCTGCTCTTCGAGAACGCCGACGGCCGGTTCCCGCTATATCCCGGGGAACGGGTCACCATCGAGTACGCGTACACGGTGGGTCAGGAGAAGTGGGGTCGCTGGTTCCAGCGCGCGATCCGGCTGCCCACCCGCCGGCTGACCGTGCGGCTCGACTTCCCAGCGGAGCTCGACGCCCAGGTCTGGGGCGTGCAGACGTCGCTGTCGTCCGAGGAGGCGCCACTGCGCACACCAGTGAGCCGGCGTACGGAGGACGACCGCACCTGGTTCGAGTGGAGCACCGACTCGCCGACGTTGAACGCGCGGTATCGGCTCGAGTGGCGGTTCCGGGCAACCGAGCCGCCCAGCCGCTCCGGCCTCAATGGACGCCATGTGGCGGCGCCACCTGACCCGGTTGTCATGCCGGAGTCCGCCGCGGTTCTCGTGCCGGCGCAACGCCACGCGCCGCGCACGCCGAGCGAACGGATGCGCTCCGTCGGCGTCGTCCAGCGTGGGAGTGCGCTGCTCGCCCACCCGGCGGTGCCGCTGCGCCTGCCCGCCGACGCGGACGCCGGGCGGGACGTGGTCGACCGGCTGTTCGCGGCCCTCGAGCGCATCGAGGAGCTGCACATCTTCACGAAAGGCGTGGGATTGGCGGCGCCGCAGATCGGGCTAGCGGTCGCGATCGCCGTCGTCCGGCCGCCGGACCCGGCCGCGGAGCCGCTCGTGCTGGTCAACCCGCGCATCGTCGACGCGTCGCCGCAGACCGACGAGCAGTACGAGGGGTGTCTGTCGTTCTTCGACGTGCGGGGGTTGGTGCCGCGGTCGCTGCGGATCGAGGTCGAGCACGCCGACTGGAGCGGTGCGCGGCGGTTGACGACGTTCGACCGCGGGTTGGCGCGGCTGGTCGCACACGAGATCGACCACCTTGAAGGCCGGCTGTACGACGAGCGGATGCCGCCGGGGTCGTCGCTGGTGCCGCTGACGGAGTACCGCGAGACCGGCGTGCCCTGGAGCTATTAG
- a CDS encoding globin domain-containing protein → MGNLSRLLKESWTLVEEQQDKVAGYFYARIFLSNPHLRNLFPVTMDVQRARLLGAIVTAVQTLDDPDRFEEYLRQLGRDHRKFHVEPEHYDVVGSALLEALRTFAGEEWSIEYDQAWGDAYNVIAKKMIAGAEADPNPAYWHAEVLTHERRANDIAVLTCRPLQYPLEYRAGQYVSVEAPRYQPRLWRTYSMANAPNKEGTIEFHVRALGAGWVSSALVRRVQVGDLLRVAAPMGTMTLDRKSTRDVVCVAGGTGLAPIKALIEELTRYNRTRWVHVFFGAKDRDDLYDLPELNKLAARYPWLSVVPACSDDRNFVGEQGNIGEVVARYGPWGDHDFFVSGSASMVKNTLRTLAELKVPAVRIKYDTFGDI, encoded by the coding sequence ATGGGGAACCTTTCACGGCTACTGAAGGAAAGCTGGACCCTCGTCGAGGAGCAGCAGGACAAGGTCGCCGGTTACTTCTACGCACGCATTTTCCTGTCCAACCCGCACCTACGGAACCTCTTCCCGGTGACCATGGACGTGCAGCGTGCACGGCTGCTCGGCGCCATCGTCACCGCGGTGCAGACCCTCGACGATCCGGACCGGTTCGAGGAATATCTCCGCCAGCTCGGCCGCGACCACCGGAAGTTCCACGTGGAACCGGAGCACTACGACGTCGTCGGCAGCGCGCTGCTCGAGGCCCTGCGCACGTTCGCGGGCGAGGAGTGGAGCATCGAATACGACCAGGCGTGGGGCGACGCGTACAACGTGATCGCGAAAAAGATGATCGCCGGGGCGGAGGCCGACCCGAACCCGGCCTATTGGCACGCCGAGGTGCTCACCCACGAGCGCCGCGCCAACGACATCGCGGTGCTGACCTGCCGACCGCTGCAATATCCACTCGAATACCGCGCCGGCCAGTACGTCAGCGTCGAGGCCCCGCGCTATCAGCCCCGACTGTGGCGCACCTATTCGATGGCCAACGCCCCCAACAAAGAGGGCACGATCGAGTTTCACGTACGCGCGTTGGGCGCCGGTTGGGTCTCGAGCGCGCTGGTCCGCCGCGTCCAGGTGGGCGACCTGCTGCGAGTCGCGGCCCCGATGGGCACGATGACCCTCGACCGCAAGTCGACCCGAGACGTGGTCTGCGTCGCCGGCGGCACGGGCCTGGCGCCGATCAAGGCGCTGATCGAGGAACTGACCCGCTACAACCGCACGCGCTGGGTCCACGTGTTCTTCGGCGCCAAGGACCGCGACGACCTCTACGACCTGCCGGAACTCAACAAGCTCGCCGCCCGCTACCCGTGGCTGTCGGTCGTGCCGGCCTGCAGCGACGACCGCAACTTCGTCGGCGAACAGGGCAACATCGGCGAAGTCGTGGCGCGCTACGGGCCCTGGGGCGATCACGACTTCTTCGTCTCGGGCTCGGCGTCGATGGTCAAGAACACCCTGCGCACATTGGCCGAGCTGAAGGTGCCGGCGGTGCGGATCAAGTACGACACGTTCGGCGATATCTGA
- a CDS encoding CPBP family intramembrane glutamic endopeptidase, giving the protein MTVDLEQGQQQPVRARSGLRPEILIVLGLSLGQSAIYSLVTIVARLTADRPLSQQTATLNASQSARPYLDLTYQLLGIFFALIPVALALYLLSRDHSPRSLLGLDVRRPWFDVGWGVGLAAMIGLPGLGLVFVAAQLGINANLVPAALPHLWWAVPVLILSAVQNAVLEEIVVVGYLVTRLRDLGWRLPGVVAASAVLRGSYHLYQGFGAFLGNAVMGVVFALFFIRTRRVLPLVIAHTLLDVVAFVGYSLLPRDWFSWL; this is encoded by the coding sequence GTGACAGTCGATCTCGAGCAAGGGCAACAGCAGCCGGTACGCGCCCGGAGTGGGCTGCGGCCGGAGATCCTGATCGTGCTCGGGCTGTCGCTGGGCCAGTCGGCGATCTATTCGCTGGTGACGATCGTGGCGCGGCTCACCGCCGACCGACCGCTTTCACAGCAGACGGCGACGTTGAACGCTTCACAGTCGGCGCGGCCGTACCTGGATCTCACGTACCAACTGCTCGGGATCTTCTTCGCGCTCATCCCGGTCGCGCTCGCGCTCTATCTCCTGTCGCGCGACCACTCGCCCCGATCGCTGCTCGGCCTGGACGTCCGGCGGCCCTGGTTCGACGTCGGCTGGGGCGTCGGGCTGGCGGCCATGATCGGCCTGCCGGGCCTCGGCCTCGTGTTCGTCGCGGCGCAGCTCGGGATCAACGCCAACCTCGTGCCGGCCGCGCTGCCGCACCTGTGGTGGGCGGTGCCGGTGCTGATCTTGTCGGCCGTCCAGAACGCGGTGCTCGAAGAGATCGTGGTCGTCGGCTACCTGGTCACCCGGCTACGCGACCTCGGCTGGCGGCTGCCCGGGGTGGTGGCGGCCTCCGCGGTGCTGCGCGGCTCGTACCACCTCTATCAAGGCTTCGGCGCCTTCCTCGGCAACGCGGTGATGGGCGTGGTGTTCGCCCTGTTCTTCATCCGTACGCGGCGCGTGCTGCCACTGGTGATCGCCCACACGCTGCTGGACGTGGTGGCGTTCGTCGGCTACTCGCTGTTGCCGCGCGACTGGTTCAGCTGGCTCTGA